A single Amphiprion ocellaris isolate individual 3 ecotype Okinawa chromosome 15, ASM2253959v1, whole genome shotgun sequence DNA region contains:
- the snx10a gene encoding sorting nexin-10A isoform X2, giving the protein MDSILDNLAKTEFISICVQNPRLHKGDFWHTHIDYEICVHTNSMCFRKKTSFVRRRYSEFVWLRNCLEQNALIIELPRLPPWNPFFSLKNTEQVNQRMKGLQEFLEIVLHTPLLLSDSRLHLFLQSDLSITKIERCAHGKTRYTVAEAIQRSSSGYISRIEDKASFDSDYESSSSSGLGLSLDSSVQGDPLLILQSSVRDPELCSCLSESSSPHTER; this is encoded by the exons ATGGACAGTATTCTAGACAATCTTGCAAAGACT GAGTTTATTAGCATTTGTGTTCAGAATCCAAGGCTGCATAAAGGTGACTTCTGGCACACGCACATCGACTATGAGATCTGTGTACAT ACCAACAGCATGTGTTTTCGAAAGAAGACTTCCTTTGTGAGGCGGCGTTACAGTGAGTTTGTCTGGCTGCGTAACTGTCTGGAACAGAATGCTCTGATCAT AGAGTTGCCCAGGTTGCCCCCCTGGAACCCCTTCTTCAGCCTGAAGAACACAGAGCAAGTGAACCAGAGGATGAAGGGTCTGCAGGAGTTTTTAGAGAT tgttCTTCACACCCCCTTGTTGTTATCTGACAGTCGGCTCCATCTGTTCCTCCAGTCAGACCTGAGCATCACAAAGATTGAAAGGTGTGCTCATGGTAAGACCAGGTACACAGTGGCTGAAGCCATACAGCGTTCCAGTAGCGGTTACATCAGTAGAATCGAAGACAAAGcttcttttgactctgattatGAAAG CTCTTCATCATCAGGCTTGGGACTAAGTCTTGACAGTTCAGTGCAAGGAGACCCCCTCCTTATCTTACAGTCGTCTGTCAGAGACCCAGAgctgtgcagctgtctgtcGGAGTCATCCAGCCCACACACTGAGCGTTAA
- the snx10a gene encoding sorting nexin-10A isoform X1, which produces MDSILDNLAKTEFISICVQNPRLHKGDFWHTHIDYEICVHTNSMCFRKKTSFVRRRYSEFVWLRNCLEQNALIIELPRLPPWNPFFSLKNTEQVNQRMKGLQEFLEIVLHTPLLLSDSRLHLFLQSDLSITKIERCAHGKTRYTVAEAIQRSSSGYISRIEDKASFDSDYESSSSSSGLGLSLDSSVQGDPLLILQSSVRDPELCSCLSESSSPHTER; this is translated from the exons ATGGACAGTATTCTAGACAATCTTGCAAAGACT GAGTTTATTAGCATTTGTGTTCAGAATCCAAGGCTGCATAAAGGTGACTTCTGGCACACGCACATCGACTATGAGATCTGTGTACAT ACCAACAGCATGTGTTTTCGAAAGAAGACTTCCTTTGTGAGGCGGCGTTACAGTGAGTTTGTCTGGCTGCGTAACTGTCTGGAACAGAATGCTCTGATCAT AGAGTTGCCCAGGTTGCCCCCCTGGAACCCCTTCTTCAGCCTGAAGAACACAGAGCAAGTGAACCAGAGGATGAAGGGTCTGCAGGAGTTTTTAGAGAT tgttCTTCACACCCCCTTGTTGTTATCTGACAGTCGGCTCCATCTGTTCCTCCAGTCAGACCTGAGCATCACAAAGATTGAAAGGTGTGCTCATGGTAAGACCAGGTACACAGTGGCTGAAGCCATACAGCGTTCCAGTAGCGGTTACATCAGTAGAATCGAAGACAAAGcttcttttgactctgattatGAAAG CAGCTCTTCATCATCAGGCTTGGGACTAAGTCTTGACAGTTCAGTGCAAGGAGACCCCCTCCTTATCTTACAGTCGTCTGTCAGAGACCCAGAgctgtgcagctgtctgtcGGAGTCATCCAGCCCACACACTGAGCGTTAA